The DNA region GGCGGTACTACGGCGGCCTGGTCGCCGGGACGTACGTCCGCGCCCTGCTCGCGCGCGGCGACACGGCGGCCGCCCGCGCCACCGTGGACTCCATGGTCGCCGCCCGCGCGACCGGCTACTACAATCCGATCGCCCTGGCCAAGGCCTACGCGGCGCTCGGCGAAGTCGACCGGGGCATGGAGTGGCTGCGCCGGGCCTTCGACGAGCGCACGATCTGGCTGACCTACGTGCGCCTGGACGACGAGCTCGCCCCGCTCCGCGCCGACCCGCGTTACGCCGCGCTCGACCGGCAGCTGAAGTTCTGACGGAAACCGGAGGAGCACCCGCCATGCCCGCGTACGTCGTTGCCGATGTGGAGGTCACGGACCCCGCGGCGTTTGCGGAGTACGTGGAGCGCGGCCCCGCCGTCGTGGCGGCGCACGGTGGCACCTACCTCGCACGAGGCGGAGCCGTCGCGTCGCTCGAGGGCGACTGGGCGCCCAGGCGGTTGACGATCATCAGGTTCGACTCCGTCGCCCAGGCCAGGGCCTGGATCGAGTCGGCCGAGTACCGCCCGCTGCGGCGCATCAGGCAGAAGGCCGCCAGGTCGAAAATCCTCGTCGTCGAAGGGATCTGACGAGGGACGCCCGCCGTCGCGAGTGCGCGCTGACCCGCGGTTTCAACCGCTGATGCGGAGTCCTGGCGGCTAGGGCTTCAGCACCGCTCGACCGATCAACTGCCCCTTCTGCAGCGCATCGATCCCCTTCTGGAACTCGCCGAGGGGCAGGATGCGGTCCACGACCGTCTTCACCTTCCCCGCCGCCACGAGGTCCACGGCCCGCACCAGCTCCGCCAGGGTGTTCCCCACCGCCCCGGTGACGCTCGCCTCGGTGATCACCAGCTGGATCGGGTGCACCGTGTAGCTGTCCTCCGAGTAGCCGATGAACACCAGCCGGCCGCGCTTGGCGAGCGCCGCCGTCGAGGCCGCCATCGTCTCCTTCGTCGCCACCTGCTCGAAGACGACGTCGGCGCCGTGGCCGCGCGTGATCTCCCGCACCCGCTCGGCCACCTTCCCGTCGTTGCCGTTCAGGACGTGCGCGGCACCGAGCGCCCGGGCCTTCTCCAGCTTGGCGGGCGTGCGCGAGACCGCGATCACCTCCGCGCCCGAGAGCCGGGCCAGCTGGATCAGGCCGAAGGCCACGGCGCCCACGCCGTAGACCAGCGCCACGTCGCCCGCCGCGAGCCGCGCCAGCGCTGCGGCGTGCACCGCGGTCGTCACGCCGCAGCCGATCGGCGCCGCGGCCTCGTCGGCGATGCCCGGCGGCAGGCGCACGGCGTTCCGCGCCGGCACCACGGCATACTCCGCGAAGCCGCCGTCGGCGACGAACCCGTACTCCGCCACGAGCGCGTCGCACAGGTTCTCCTCGCCCACCAGGCAGTGCGCGCAGCGCCCGCAGCCCACGTAGTAGTAGACGATGACGCGGTCGCCGGCCGTGGCGCTCTCGACGCCGGCGCCCGTCTCCTCGACCACGCCCACCACCTCGTGGCCGAGCGTCAGGGGTTGGACGCCCAGATTGAGGAGCCCGCTCAGGAAGTGCAGCTCGGTGTGGCAGATGCCGGCCGCCGTGACGCGCACCAGCACCTCGCCGGGCCTGGGGGCGGGCTTGGGCACGCTCTCGAGGCGGAGGGGCTGCCGGGGACCGTGATAGCGAATCGCGCGCATGAGGCCTCTGGTCAGAACGGCGGCTGCAGGATTCCGCGCTCCGTCACCCAGCCCGCGATCAACGCCGCGGGAGTGACGTCGAACGCCGGGTTGTACGCCGGGCTGCGCTCCGGCGCACTCTGCCGGCCGAGGACCCGGGTGACCTCGGCCCCCGCGCGCTGCTCGATCGGAATCGCGTCGCCCGAGCGGCAGGCGGGATCGAACGACGAGGTCGGCGCCACCACGTAGAACGGCACGCTGTGGTGACGTGCGGCGACGGCGAGCGCGTACGTCCCGGCCTTGTTGGCCGCGTCACCGTTCGCGGCGATCCGGTCCGCGCCCACCAGCACCACGTCCACCCGGCCGGCCGCCATCACGCTCGCCGCCACGCCGTCGGCGATGACGGTGTGGGGGATCCCCGCCTTGCCCAGCTCCCAGGCGGTGAGCCGGCTGCCCTGCAGCAGCGGCCGCGTCTCGTCCACCCAGACGTGCACCCGCCGGCCCTGCTCGACGGCGAGGTGCACGATGCCCAGCGCGGTGCCCACGCCGCCCGTCGCGAGGAAGCCGGTGTTGCAGTGCGTGAGGACGTTGACCGGCGCATCGCCGCCCGCGCCTGCGGCCCCCGCCCCCGGCGTCCCGCCGGCCGGCGCGCCCATCGGGCGGGGGTGCAGCACCCGCTGCCCGTGCTCGGCCATGCGCCGGCAGGACTCGCGGTCTTCGTCCCAGATGGCCTGCGCTTCCACCTCCAGCGCGGCCAGCACGGCGGCGGCATCGCCCTGCGCCGCCCGGGCGCGGCGGACCATCCGGGCCATGGCCCAGGAGAGGTTCACCGCCGTGGGGCGCGCGGCCCCGATCGCGGCGGCGTCCCGCTCCACCATCGCGAGGAAGTCGGCGCGGCTCGCTCCCGCGCTGGCGCGCAGCGACGCCACGAGGCCCATCGCGGCGGCGATCCCGATCGCCGGGGCGCCCCGCACCCGCAGCGCGGCGATGGCCTCCACCACGCCCGCGACGGTGTCGACGGCGATCCAGCGCTCCTCGCCCGGCAGGAGGGTCTGATCGAGGAGGGCGAGGCGGCGCTCGGGCGTCCAGCCGAGCGGGTGCGGGCTCATAGCGGGCAACCTATGCCCCCGCTAGTTTTTTCGCTATGAACTTCGACAGCCTGCTCGTCGCGGTCGCCGACGGCGTCGCCACGCTGACCGTGAACCGCCCCGACAAGCTCAACGCCCTGAACGACCGGGTCGTGAGCGAGCTGCACCAGGCCGCCGTGGCCCTGAAGCAGGCGCCGGACGTGCGCGGCGTCGTCCTCACCGGCGCGGGCCCCAAGGCGTTCGTCGCGGGCGCGGACATCGGCGACCTCGCACGGCAGGGCGTGCTCCAGGGCCGCGAGCGCTCGCTCACCGGCCAGGCCATGCTGCGCGCCTTCGAGGCGATGGGCAAGCCGGTGCTCGCCGCGGTCAACGGCTACTGCCTGGGCGGCGGCTGCGAGCTGGCGATGGCGTGCCACGTCCGCATCGCGAGCGAGAACGCGAAGTTCGGCCAGCCGGAGGTGAAGCTGGGCATCACCCCGGGCTACGGCGGCACGCAGCGGCTCCCGCGGATCGTGGGCCGCGGCAACGCGCTCCACCTGCTGCTGACCGGGGAGCAGATCGGCGCCGCGGAGGCCCTGCGCATCGGGCTGGTGAGCAGGGTGGTGCCGGCCGACCAGCTCCTCGCCGAGGCCGACCGGTTGATGCGCACCATCCTCGCCAACGGCCCGCTCGCCCTCCGCTTGACCATGGAGGCGGTGGACCGCGGCCTCGACGTCACGCTGGAGGAAGGCCTCCGGCTCGAGGCCGACGCGTTCGGCCTCGTGGCCGCCACCGACGACATGAAAGAGGGCCTCACCGCGTTCCTGGAAAAGAGGCCGGCCAAATTCCAAGGCAAGTAGCCGCCCTGCTCGCCCTGCTCGCTGCGGCGGGCTGCACCGATCCGCGCGCCCGGGTGGCGCCGCCGACGGTGCAGGTGCTCGTCTCCATCGGCTCGCACCCGCGCAGCCCCGGGGACATCCCGGCCACGGTGTACGCCTTCGCGGACGAGGGATTCGACAGCCTCCGCGTCTCGCTGCACAGCACGGCCCCCGGGTTCGGCGGAGACTCGCTCTATCTCTTTCCGGACACCACGCAGGCCACGCTCAACGTGGACTGGGCGGTGCCGACGGGCCTCCCGCCGGGCACCCTGATCACCCTCGTGGCAAAGGTGTGGAATCTCGTCGGATTTGCGGCCTCTGACAGCGCCCTCATGACCTCGCAATAGCGCCCGCAGAGACGGCTTAACCTCTTGATTGACATTGATTTCGTCGTTATCTTCCGAGGCGTGATTCCGCCTCGGAACACGCGTGTTTGCGGCCCCCATCGGGGGGCCCGCCGGAAGTCAACGCCGGCCTCGCGTTGGGGCGTGGCGGTGGTGGCCGGTTGGCTCGTCCTGGGGTGCCGGGAGGCCGTGACGCCGACCGGTCCGAACCCCGGGGGCCCCGACCTCTCGCCGCCTTCCGTGATCACCCGGCCGGGCCGGGACACGACGGTGGACTCGCTCGGCCTGCTGAGCATCGAGGTGATCGCGCGCGACGCGACGTTGCTCGACACGATCAGCCTGCTGGTCTCGGGCGCGTCCATCGCGTTTCCGCCCATCGAAGTGCGGGACACCGTGGCGGACCTGATCTACACGATCGCGCTCGGCGGGCTGCACCACCGGCCGTTCAGCTACCGGGCGGCGGCGACCGACGTGCTGGGACACGACACGGTCACGGACAGCGTCACGGTGAGGCTGCGATAGCACGGGTCGGCCGGCTCTCGGTGCGCGCGTTCCGCAACCTGGCCGACGCCGATCTCGAGCTGCCCGCCGCCGGCCTGGTCCTGGTGGGGCCGAACGGGCACGGCAAGACGAGCCTCCTGGAGGCGCTGCTGTACCTCGAGGTGTTCCGGTCGTTCCGGGGCGCGCGCGACCTGGAGCTGGTCCGGTTCGGCGAGGCCGGCTTCCGCGTGGAGGCCGAGACGGACGGTGGGGGCGTCGCCGCCGGATTCGACGCCCGGACGAGGGAGAAGCGGGTCACCGTCGGCGGCGGGCCGGCGGCGCGGCTGTCGGACGCGATCGGCGCGGTGCGCGGAGTGGTCCTGAGCCCGTCGGACGTGGAGCTCGCCACCGGCGGGGCGCGGGTGCGGCGGGGGTTCATCGACCTGCTGCTGGCGCTGGTGGTGCCGGGGTACGTGGCGGCGCTGGCGGAGTACCGGCGCGCGCTGCGGCACCGCTGCCGCGCCACCGCGGACGACGTCGCGGACTGGGAGGCGCTGCTGGCACGATCGGGAGCGAAGGTGGCGGCGGCCCGGCGGGTCTGGGCCGAGCGGTGGGCGCCGCGGTACCGCGAGTATTGCGCCGAGATCGGCGAGACGCTCGAGGCCCGGATGTGCCACGCGTCGCGCGGGACGGGGGACGAGACCGAGCTGGCCGGGGCGCTCGAGCGCGCGCGCGCGGGCGACCTGATGCGGGGGACGACCTCGGTGGGCCCGCATCGCGACGACCTCCGGCTGCTGCTCGGCGGGCGCGAGCTGGGGGTGTACGGATCGGCGGGCCAGTGGCGCACGGCGGCCCTCGCCCTCCGGCTCGTCGCGGCGGACACGCTGGCCGTGCGCGGCGACGGTGATGCGGCCGACGGGAACGCGGCGACGCGCGCGCCGGCCGGGGCGGGAGGCGGCGCGCCGGTGATCTGCCTGGACGACGCGTTCGCGGAGCTGGACGCCGAGCGCAGCGCCCGGCTGGGCCGGCTGGTGGAAGGGCTCGCGGCGCGCGGCAGCCAGGTTTTCGCCACCGTGCCGCGCGACGGCGAGATGCCGGGGGCGGTGCGCGGGCTCCCCCGGTGGAAGATCCGCGACGGGCGCATCGAGGCGGCATGAGGGAGCGCGACGCGTGACGGAACGGCGCAGGTCACGTCCCACCCGGGTCGGGGACATCCTCACCGGCGTGCTCAAGTCGGCGGGGCTGGCCGACCGCCTGGGCCAGGCGGCGGTGGTGGCCGCGTGGTCCGATCTCGTGGGTGAGAAGATCGCGGGCGCGGCGGTGCCGGAGTCGGTGGCGGCCGACGGCACGCTGTTCGTGCGGGTGAAGTCGAGCGCCTGGAGGCAGGAGCTGTCGCTGATGACGCCCGAGGTGCTCTCCCTGATCAACGCCGACCGGTCCACCGGCCGGATCAAGCGCATCCGCTGGCTCCTGGGCGGCGAGAGCCGCGAGCCGCCGGGCCGCTACGCCCCGCGCCCGAGGGGCAAGCGATGAAGGCGGCCCTGACGGCCGCGCGCGCGCTGACCGTGCGCGAGGCGGCGAGCCGGATCGTGGCACGCCAGGTGCGCGAGCTGCTGCGCTGGGAGAAGCCGGTCCGGCGCAGCGGCGAGGCCGAGGCGGTGCACCAGATGCGGGTGCAGGTGCGGCGCCTGCGGGCCGCGCTGGCCCTGTTCGGGTCGGTGGTGCGGCCCCCGCGGCGCGCCGGCCGCCCGCGGCTGCGCTGGCTGGCGCGGGCCCTCGGGCGGGTGCGCGACCTCGACGTGGTGACGGAGCTGCTCGAGGACCGGCACCTGCCGCACCTCGAGGGGGTGGAGGCGGCGCGGCTCGAGGACCTGCTCGCGGCCCTGAAGGAGCGGCGCTGGCGCGCGCAGCAGAAGCTGACGGCGAGCCTGGAGCGCGGGCGCTACGCCAGGCTCGAGCGGGCGCTGCGCGACTTCGCGCGCCGGCCCCGCTTCGTGGCCCGCGGCGGCGAGGAGGCGATGGCGGCGCGGCACCTCACCGACGTGATCCACCGCGAGGCGCGACGCGTGTCGGCGCGCCCGGGGATGACCGAGCGCCGTCCCGCCGCGGAGGACCTGCACGCCCTGCGCATCGGCATCAAGCGGCTCCGTTACGTGCTGGAGTTCCACGCCGAGACGTGCGGGATCGCGTTCGACGAGGAGCGGCGCCTGACCCGGCTGCTGCAGGATTGCCTGGGCGAGATCCACGACCACGACCTGCTGCTCGCGTGGCTGGCGGGCGAGCAGGAGGAGCCGGCTCCGCCGGTCGAGGCGCGGCTGTTCGCGGGCGCGTGGCGGGTGCTGCCGGAGCGGCTGGCCGCCGACCGGGCCAGGCTGGAGCGGCGCTTCCTGCGGCTGCGGCGGCAGTGGCGCGCGCGCACCGAGCCCGCGGGCGCGGTCGTGCCGCTCGAGGCGCCACGGTTCGTGCGGCTGGAGGCGGCGCCCGTGCAGTTGAGGCTGGCGCCGTCGCAGAAGACCGTGGCCTCGCTCAGGATCGTGCGGTGAGCGCTTCGCGGGCTGCTCGGGGGGCGGACGACACCCTGCACCCCACACCCTACACCCATTCTCGTCAGGGATTATGACTAAGGATCAAGCCGCCAAAGCCTACGATGCGGAACAGATCCAGGTCCTCAAGGGCCTCGAGGCCGTCCGCCGCCGCCCCGCCATGTACATCGGCTCCACCAGCTCGCGGGGCCTCCACCACCTGGTCTACGAGGTGGTGGACAACTCGGTGGACGAGGCGCTGGCGGGCTTCTGCGACCGCATCGAGGTCATCATCCACCCGGACGACAGCGTCACCGTCAAGGACAACGGCCGCGGGATCCCGGTGGACATGCATCCCACCGAGAAGATCCCCGGCGTCGAGCTGGCGCTCACGGTGCTGCACGCCGGCGGCAAGTTCGACCGCAACACCTACAAGGTGTCGGGCGGTCTGCACGGCGTCGGCATCTCGGTGGTGAACGCGCTGAGCGAGCGGCTCGAAGTGTGCGTGGACCGCAGCGGCCAGCGGCACCACATGGCCTTCGCCCGCGGCGAGACGGTGAAGAAGCTGAACCTGCGCGAGAAGGTGAAGGGCACCGGCACCATCGTCCGCTTCAAGCCGGACGCCACGATCTTCACCGAGACGCGGTTCGACTACAACATCCTGGCCAGCCGGCTCCGCGAGCTGGCGTTTCTGAACAAGGGCCTGACCATCACCTTCCAGGACGAGCGGCCCGGCCAGGAGCGGCAGGAGACGTTCTTCTACAAGGGCGGGCTGGTCGAGTTCGTGCAGTGGCTGAACCAGAGCAAGAAGCCGCTGCACCCCAAGCCGATCGCGATCGAGACCGTGCGCGAGGGCGTGGACGTGCAGCTGGCGCTGCAGTACGACGACGGCTACACCGAGAACACGCTGACCTTCGTCAACAACATCAACACCCACGAGGGCGGGACGCACCTCACCGGCTTCAAGAGCGCGCTCACCCGCACCATCAACGAGTACGCCAAGAAGAGCGGCGCGCTGAAGAAGGCGGACTTCACGCTCTCCGGCGACGACGTGCGCGAGGGCCTCACGGCGGTGCTGTCGGTGAAGGTCCGGGAGCCGCAGTTCGAGGGCCAGACCAAGACCAAGCTCGGCAACAGCGAGGTCGAGGGGATCGTGAAGAGCGTGGTGAACGATCTGCTCGGCAACTTCCTCGACGAGCACCCGCCGGTGGCGCGGGCCATCGTCGAGAAGGCGGCCTCGGCGGCGCTGGCGCGCGAGGCCGCGCGCAAGGCCCGCGACCTGGTGCGCAAGAAGAGCGGGCTCGAGGGCGGCATCCTGCCGGGCAAGCTGGCCGACTGCTCCCTCAGCGATCCGGCGATGTGCGAGATCTACCTGGTCGAGGGCGACAGCGCCGGCGGCTCGGCCAAGCAGGGCCGGGACCGCCAGTTCCAGGCGATCCTGCCGCTGCGCGGCAAGATCCTCAACGTGCAGAAGGCGCGGATCGACAAGATCCTCAGCAACGAGGAGATCCGCACCATCATCACCGCGATCGGGACGGGCGTGTCCGAGGACTTCACCCTCGACGAGGCGCGCTACCACAAGATCATCATCATGACCGACGCCGACGTGGACGGCGCCCACATCCGCACGCTGCTGCTGACCTTCTTCTACAAGGAGATGAAGCAGCTCATCGACGCGGGCTACGTGTACATCGCGCAGCCGCCGCTGTTCCGGGTGGCCCGCGGCAAGGAGGAGTACTACGCCTTCGACGAGGCGGAGCGTGACGAGTTCGTGCGTCGCCTGTCCAATGGACAGGCTCCAGGTGCGAGCTCCGAGGACGCCGAAGCCGCGAGTGAGGAAGCAGAGGATGGGAAGCCGGCGAAGAAGCGCAACATCATGATCCAGCGTTACAAGGGCCTCGGCGAAATGAACCCCGGGCAGCTGTGGAAGACGACGATGGACCCGGCGACGCGCACCATCCTCAAGGTCGAGATGGAGGACGCGTTCGAGGCGAGCCAGCTGTTCGAAGTGCTGATGGGCGACGAGGTGGAGCCGCGCCGCAAGTTCATCGAGGAGAACGCGAAGTTCGTGCGGAACCTGGACGTGTAGGGCGCGGCGGCCCGGCACCGGCGGCAGCGCGGGGCTCCGGCCGGGGCCCCGCGCGCTGTTCCGGCCTCACCCGTCCAGCAGCCCCTTCACCTCCCGCTCCGCCTCGATGCGCTGATCCACGTACTCGCCGATGTCGCGCGCGCGCTCCAGCCACAGCGTCAGCTCGCCCACCGTGCCGGCACCCGCGCGCAGCTTCAGCAGCGCGAGCCGGACGTTCTCGAGCGCCGCCACCGTCTCGGCCAGCCGCTCCCCCGACCGGCCCTGCGCGCGCAGCACCTCCGCCTCCCGCTCCAGCCGCTCGACCACCGCCGGCACGTCCTTCACGGCCTCGCGCTCGGTTGCCGGCAACGCCTCCCAGGCCGCGAGCACCGAGCGGCCCAGCACCAGCTCGGTCGGGTCGGCCGAGGCGATGGCGCGCCGCTCCGACTTCCTGAGGCCGATGCCGGCGAGCTTGAAGAAGCCGCGGCCCACCTTCCCCGCCCAGATGCGGTGCCACACGTTGTTCAGGCGCCGGATCCACTTCCCCGAATGCATCTCGTCCGCTTCCTCGCGCTGCACCTGCGCCTCGGCCAGGAGCGCCGTCCGGATGTCCTCGAACGCGTAGCCTCCCCGCAACAGCCGCCGGGCGACGATCACCAGCTGGACGAGCAGGACCGTGCCGATGATGCCACCGAAGGAGAACGAGGACCCGTTGGGACCGGTGCTCAGCGTCGTGCCCCCGATGCCCGACGCCAGCACCACCATCGTGGAGATCTGGGCGTTCCTCAGGAACGAGCGCACCAGCGGCGGCGCCCGGAGATCGCGCCCCCGGGCCTCGCCGGCGATCCGCGCGACCTCGTCCCCGGTCTGGACCCGCGCCGCCGGGTCCTTCTGCAGGCACCGGTCGATGAGGTCGCCGAGCCTGGTCGGAACTTCGGGGCGGAGCGTCATCACTCGCGGCGCGGGCACCGAAACCTGCTTGGTGACGATCGCCGGCAGGTTGGCACCCTCGAACGGCGGCCGGCCCGTGAGCGCGTAGAAGATGGTCGCCGCGAGCGAGTAGAGATCGCTCCGCGCGTCCACCGTCTCCCCCAGGGCCTGCTCCGGGCTCATGTAGCGCGCGGTGCCCACGACCTCGCCGGTCCCGCTCTCGCCGGCGCGGCCGCGCACCGCGATGCCGAAGTCGGTGACGAGCGCCCGGTCGGTGGCACGCTCGATCATGATGTTGTCGGGCTTGATGTCGCGGTGGATCACCCCGCGCTGGTGCGCGTAGCCCAGCGCCCAAGCCACCTCCTGCATCACCTTCATCGCGAGCCGCGGCGCGAGCGGCCCGGACCGATCCACGCGCTCCCGCAGCGTCTCCCCGTCCACGTACCCCATCACGAAGAACACCAGGTCGCCCGATTGCTCGACCGCGTGGATGGGGACGATGTTGGGATGGGACAGCCCCGCCGCGGTGCGCGCCTCGCGCAGGAACCGGTCCCGCGCTTCGACGCTCGCCGCGAGGTGCGGCGGCAGGAGCTTGATCGCGACCAGGCGGTCGAGGGCGACGTCGCGCGCGAGGAGGACGATCCCCATCCCGCCCCGCCCCAGCTCGCGCTCGATGGAATAGCGGCCGGCCAGGACCTGCTGAAGGGCGAGGAACTCCGCGCTGACGCCGGCGGTCATGGGCATAAGCTAACACACGAAGGGGCCCTCGGCGGGCCCCTTCAGGTCGGCGTGTCGGCGGCTGGCCCGCTACTGCGACGCCGTCGTGCCCCGCGGGTCGTCGGTGGGTCGCACGTAGGTGATGGCGAACGGTCCCATGCCGTGCACCTGCACCACCGTCTTCCGCGCCGCGACCGCGAAGTGGTGCGCCTGCGCCGGCGCGGTGGCGAAGCCGTCCTGCCCCAGCGCCATGGCCTGCTTCGTATCAACTGAGTCGCCCATCCCGACGAGGAAGCGGCCCGAGAGCACGGTGATGTACTCGTCGGTGGGATGCCAGTGCGGCTTGATCACGTAGCCGGCCGGCATCTCGAGCCGCACGGTGTACACGCCCGACCCCGACGGGTCGCCCTGCACGACGGCGAACCGCGCGCCGGCGGGGAAGAACGGCGGCGCGGGGCCCCACTTCACGGCCGGGGTGGGGCCGGCGGCGAGCTGGAACGCCGCGAGACCCAGGACGAGTACCGCCGCGGCAACCGCGGCCAGGCGAATGGTACGCATGCGCAACCTCCGAGCTTGGCCGCGACGCTCGCGGCCGATGAGTGTGAGGAGAGGAGTGGTGTCGGAGGCTACGCTAGCAGGGTCGGCGCCAGGGCGCTTCGCCCGGAAGGGCCAAAGGCGCGACATGGCTCGAACGGGCCATGGACGACAGGGTCCAGGATGCAGGGTGCAGGGTGTGAAGGGCTAGAGCAGGCCGAGCTTCGCCGCCTGGGCGGCCGCCGCCGCGCGGGTCTTGAGGCCAAGCCGGGTGAGCAGGCTCGCCGCGTCCCGCTTGACGGTGTGCTCGCTCAAGGACAGGCGGCGCGCGATCTCGGCGTTGCTTGCGCCCTGGGCCACGAGCCGCAGGATCTCCAGCTGGCGCCGGGTGAGCGCCCCGGGCCCGGGGCGCGGCGGCTCGCGCTGCTCGAGCTCCCGGAGTAGCGCCTCGCCCTGCCCGGCCGCGCGCTCCGCGCCGAGGCGGCGCAGGAGCGTCGCCCGCCCGGTGGCGGCGCGGCAGTGGTGGTCTTGGCCCTGACGCCCTGATTTGTCCCAGCCGCCTTCTTCGTCGCCTAGGGGATGGACCTCTCCTGCCCCGCGCCCGCTCCGATGGCGAGACGTACTGGGTAACTCCTTCCTGGAAGCCCCATTGAGTCGCTTCGACGCCGCCGCGATGCCGGTGCGACGCGCGCACTACGCCTGAGGTTCAACTTGGCATGCAAGCAAGCGCGGGTCTGCTGGGTTCGGTCGCGGGACCGGGGGCAGCCCGGCGTCACGTCTTCAGGCGGGCTATGGGTCCGCCACGGAGGTGGTTCAT from Gemmatimonadales bacterium includes:
- a CDS encoding DUF1330 domain-containing protein is translated as MPAYVVADVEVTDPAAFAEYVERGPAVVAAHGGTYLARGGAVASLEGDWAPRRLTIIRFDSVAQARAWIESAEYRPLRRIRQKAARSKILVVEGI
- a CDS encoding alcohol dehydrogenase catalytic domain-containing protein — protein: MRAIRYHGPRQPLRLESVPKPAPRPGEVLVRVTAAGICHTELHFLSGLLNLGVQPLTLGHEVVGVVEETGAGVESATAGDRVIVYYYVGCGRCAHCLVGEENLCDALVAEYGFVADGGFAEYAVVPARNAVRLPPGIADEAAAPIGCGVTTAVHAAALARLAAGDVALVYGVGAVAFGLIQLARLSGAEVIAVSRTPAKLEKARALGAAHVLNGNDGKVAERVREITRGHGADVVFEQVATKETMAASTAALAKRGRLVFIGYSEDSYTVHPIQLVITEASVTGAVGNTLAELVRAVDLVAAGKVKTVVDRILPLGEFQKGIDALQKGQLIGRAVLKP
- the mtnA gene encoding S-methyl-5-thioribose-1-phosphate isomerase, with protein sequence MSPHPLGWTPERRLALLDQTLLPGEERWIAVDTVAGVVEAIAALRVRGAPAIGIAAAMGLVASLRASAGASRADFLAMVERDAAAIGAARPTAVNLSWAMARMVRRARAAQGDAAAVLAALEVEAQAIWDEDRESCRRMAEHGQRVLHPRPMGAPAGGTPGAGAAGAGGDAPVNVLTHCNTGFLATGGVGTALGIVHLAVEQGRRVHVWVDETRPLLQGSRLTAWELGKAGIPHTVIADGVAASVMAAGRVDVVLVGADRIAANGDAANKAGTYALAVAARHHSVPFYVVAPTSSFDPACRSGDAIPIEQRAGAEVTRVLGRQSAPERSPAYNPAFDVTPAALIAGWVTERGILQPPF
- a CDS encoding enoyl-CoA hydratase-related protein, producing the protein MNFDSLLVAVADGVATLTVNRPDKLNALNDRVVSELHQAAVALKQAPDVRGVVLTGAGPKAFVAGADIGDLARQGVLQGRERSLTGQAMLRAFEAMGKPVLAAVNGYCLGGGCELAMACHVRIASENAKFGQPEVKLGITPGYGGTQRLPRIVGRGNALHLLLTGEQIGAAEALRIGLVSRVVPADQLLAEADRLMRTILANGPLALRLTMEAVDRGLDVTLEEGLRLEADAFGLVAATDDMKEGLTAFLEKRPAKFQGK
- the recF gene encoding DNA replication and repair protein RecF (All proteins in this family for which functions are known are DNA-binding proteins that assist the filamentation of RecA onto DNA for the initiation of recombination or recombinational repair.); translation: MARVGRLSVRAFRNLADADLELPAAGLVLVGPNGHGKTSLLEALLYLEVFRSFRGARDLELVRFGEAGFRVEAETDGGGVAAGFDARTREKRVTVGGGPAARLSDAIGAVRGVVLSPSDVELATGGARVRRGFIDLLLALVVPGYVAALAEYRRALRHRCRATADDVADWEALLARSGAKVAAARRVWAERWAPRYREYCAEIGETLEARMCHASRGTGDETELAGALERARAGDLMRGTTSVGPHRDDLRLLLGGRELGVYGSAGQWRTAALALRLVAADTLAVRGDGDAADGNAATRAPAGAGGGAPVICLDDAFAELDAERSARLGRLVEGLAARGSQVFATVPRDGEMPGAVRGLPRWKIRDGRIEAA
- a CDS encoding DUF721 domain-containing protein translates to MTERRRSRPTRVGDILTGVLKSAGLADRLGQAAVVAAWSDLVGEKIAGAAVPESVAADGTLFVRVKSSAWRQELSLMTPEVLSLINADRSTGRIKRIRWLLGGESREPPGRYAPRPRGKR
- a CDS encoding CHAD domain-containing protein, which translates into the protein MKAALTAARALTVREAASRIVARQVRELLRWEKPVRRSGEAEAVHQMRVQVRRLRAALALFGSVVRPPRRAGRPRLRWLARALGRVRDLDVVTELLEDRHLPHLEGVEAARLEDLLAALKERRWRAQQKLTASLERGRYARLERALRDFARRPRFVARGGEEAMAARHLTDVIHREARRVSARPGMTERRPAAEDLHALRIGIKRLRYVLEFHAETCGIAFDEERRLTRLLQDCLGEIHDHDLLLAWLAGEQEEPAPPVEARLFAGAWRVLPERLAADRARLERRFLRLRRQWRARTEPAGAVVPLEAPRFVRLEAAPVQLRLAPSQKTVASLRIVR
- the gyrB gene encoding DNA topoisomerase (ATP-hydrolyzing) subunit B: MTKDQAAKAYDAEQIQVLKGLEAVRRRPAMYIGSTSSRGLHHLVYEVVDNSVDEALAGFCDRIEVIIHPDDSVTVKDNGRGIPVDMHPTEKIPGVELALTVLHAGGKFDRNTYKVSGGLHGVGISVVNALSERLEVCVDRSGQRHHMAFARGETVKKLNLREKVKGTGTIVRFKPDATIFTETRFDYNILASRLRELAFLNKGLTITFQDERPGQERQETFFYKGGLVEFVQWLNQSKKPLHPKPIAIETVREGVDVQLALQYDDGYTENTLTFVNNINTHEGGTHLTGFKSALTRTINEYAKKSGALKKADFTLSGDDVREGLTAVLSVKVREPQFEGQTKTKLGNSEVEGIVKSVVNDLLGNFLDEHPPVARAIVEKAASAALAREAARKARDLVRKKSGLEGGILPGKLADCSLSDPAMCEIYLVEGDSAGGSAKQGRDRQFQAILPLRGKILNVQKARIDKILSNEEIRTIITAIGTGVSEDFTLDEARYHKIIIMTDADVDGAHIRTLLLTFFYKEMKQLIDAGYVYIAQPPLFRVARGKEEYYAFDEAERDEFVRRLSNGQAPGASSEDAEAASEEAEDGKPAKKRNIMIQRYKGLGEMNPGQLWKTTMDPATRTILKVEMEDAFEASQLFEVLMGDEVEPRRKFIEENAKFVRNLDV
- a CDS encoding serine/threonine-protein kinase codes for the protein MTAGVSAEFLALQQVLAGRYSIERELGRGGMGIVLLARDVALDRLVAIKLLPPHLAASVEARDRFLREARTAAGLSHPNIVPIHAVEQSGDLVFFVMGYVDGETLRERVDRSGPLAPRLAMKVMQEVAWALGYAHQRGVIHRDIKPDNIMIERATDRALVTDFGIAVRGRAGESGTGEVVGTARYMSPEQALGETVDARSDLYSLAATIFYALTGRPPFEGANLPAIVTKQVSVPAPRVMTLRPEVPTRLGDLIDRCLQKDPAARVQTGDEVARIAGEARGRDLRAPPLVRSFLRNAQISTMVVLASGIGGTTLSTGPNGSSFSFGGIIGTVLLVQLVIVARRLLRGGYAFEDIRTALLAEAQVQREEADEMHSGKWIRRLNNVWHRIWAGKVGRGFFKLAGIGLRKSERRAIASADPTELVLGRSVLAAWEALPATEREAVKDVPAVVERLEREAEVLRAQGRSGERLAETVAALENVRLALLKLRAGAGTVGELTLWLERARDIGEYVDQRIEAEREVKGLLDG